Genomic segment of Hydra vulgaris chromosome 08, alternate assembly HydraT2T_AEP:
TGACCACATGAGTACCCAGATTTTCTACACGGCTTTCATCTTTACCTAGATACGGTTTAATACTGAGACAGTATTTAGTCTTTAGATCAGCTAAAATCCGGAATTTGATTCCAAACTTATCCAGTTTATTAGGCATATACTGTGTGAAGCGACATCTAGCTTTATTTAGGAACAAAAATTCATCAATTGTTAAAGATTCCTCATGTATATAGCATTTTTGACTGTTTTCTTCACATCTTGCCAGCACCCATGACATAAGAGCAAATTTATCACTTTGGAGGAGCTCTCTACGTTCTGAACATATGTCAAacctaatgttttttataatgtctTCAAATCAAAAACGCGGGATAGTTTCTATAAAAGCTTTGTTGCCATATTTTTCAGACCATAAGAATTTAATTGGAAAATTTCTTGCGTTCATGCGTTCGCGAAGATATATTAGGCCTATGAAAGCATCAAGCTTAATGTCGCTAATATTCCATCCTTCATTTGATAAATTGGCCGATAAAACAGTGCATTTTTTGATAAAGCGTGTAAAGTAAACACATTCTGAGTTTGAAATCTTCTAGTTACCTGAACTTTTGACATAATTGTCAATTTTACATCATCTCTACGAGTTTTAACAGTTAAATCATTGCTCCCACCGCATGAATTATCTTCTACGTCATCATTGTTACTACTTTCTgaattgtaaataaaagtattacttTCATCGTTATCAGGAAGATTATCTTTAACAACATCTGCCTcgttattttcttttgttgaatCTGATGTTGAACCACTCTCAATTTTCGAGAGTTTTTGTATTATGAACAAACACTGTTGCATCGACACACATTTTGGACGTTGATATGTAACTGATTGGTCAATTGAAAGAGGATGTGCTACTACAGAGGTTATTGATTCTGAAGCACCATCAGCGTTTCTTGAACTTAAGcgtttcattataattttaatagctATTACGATATTTTTTAACAGGGCAATATAGTAGTAAGTTTCATACTGTAAAACAGTAATGTTGGTTTACTTGTGGTGGCAACATATTTATGCCATATATGCGggaacaatattttattttattcgctaatattttcattttattttactttttttttctgtttaaataatCTGTttgaatagtttaaataatttgctgGTAATCCAGATTTAGGCTAATCATGCTACTAATCTTCTACTTAGAGTAAAACGCGCCGTAAATTACGGCataaaacctatatatatatatatatatatatatatatatatatatatatatatatatatatatatatatatatatatatatatatatacatatatatatatatatatatatatatatatatatgtgtgtatatatatatatatataaatatatatatatatatatatatatatatatatatatatatatatatatatatatatatatatcatatatatatatatatatatatatatatatatatatgtgtgtatatatatatatatataaatatatatatatatatatatatatatatatatatatatatatatatatatatatatatatatatatatatatatatatatatatatatatttagggtgaaagaaatttatatattttatataagttacaTCAAAACTAACAGTTTTAACTGTTAGTTTCATacatttaaacaagaaaataagaacaagtgtaaataaatattaagttagAACAATTGATTTACTTTGGGGTTTTTAGATACATAAAAAACCTCGGGCTTCTAgtgttaactaaaaaaatgtactaaaaaagtaaattattaaaaaacatttataacggGTGATGCGGAAGTTattggataaaataaaaacgccaatacttatttataaataaaaaaacaaactactattatattttttttaaataaagcatttatcttttaataaaaatatcttattttttatatgaaaaaacacCACCATCTGCAATTGATCTCAATTTTGCTCTGACGCCTTTCATATGCGACTGTAAAAGTTTAAATCAATTTCTTGTAGTTTTAGTTTAATGCAACCAATCAAAACTTGCTCTGTTGAAGCTTGCCAATCTCCCTTGTAAACCTTCTGTGCCAAATGTCcccaaaaattttcaaatggtCGTGCTTGAGGCACATTTGGGGGATTGGATTCTTTATCAACGTAATAGACATATTGGTCCATCCAATTTATAGAATCTTTAGAATAATGAGAACTTGCTAAATCTGgccaaaataaataattaaagtctCCATGATACTTGTGAATAAATGGAAGAAGTCGTTTTTCTAaacattcattaatatagattGATGAATTGATCGCTACAGCCTTGGAAGTGCGAAATAATGGCTTGGACATACCACGGTCAGATATGTTATccacattaataattttttaggaaatttcTCTTTTCTTATAAAACGAACACTTTCTGGGCAtgtctttttgttgtttgtGTAGTATCCAGAAGTTCCAGGCATGTTGTACCctgcaaaacaaaactatatttttcgtCATCGATGACTAGAAGCGATTTTGTGTTATAGAGTTGGTTAACTAGTTTCTTGCTTCTTGCCTTTGCCTTTATTTGTTGTTCTATAGTGTATTTTGGAGTCTTTTCAcgttttctatatttaatattcattttttttacctgaAGACCAATTGCCGATTGATTAACACCGAATTTAATACCTATTTTTCTCTGACTGACCCCTTTTCGATTGTTGACAAGTCTCGTTAATTCGGCTTTCTTTCTCTTGTCCCGGATGTCGGACGACCAGGGTGCTTTCTATCAAAAACGATTGAACAGTTTCAAGTCTTTTTAGGTTATCATATAATGTACTTCGATTAAATCCTtccttttcaaaatgatttaggattttttttttatatatattaggtttatttacaaaaaacatttttagtcgCTTTCGAAAAGATTCTCGTTCAGCTGCATTTAACCTCATTTTAAATAACTgtgtttcaaataataaagtCTATATTTTATAGAACGTTTATGCCTACgcataaaaccacaaaaactaattattatgcTCAAATAATGAAATTAGGATTTGTCCGATAACTTCCGCATCACCTGTTAATCTTGATAAAACACTTTCTTTATCGTttcttcttataaaaaaattatttctaattatttttttttaattttaaaagtttttcttattcACTTCTATAATACTCTATTTCTTCATTAATAAGTTCTTTAAGTTTTTGTCTTTTgggtttgttttttatgtattgaaTCGAAGACACGTTTCtttgattaattattttctattcattattgattaatttttccaaacatttgatatctttatttgatttaataatcAAGTTGTTCGTCgctttaattatatattaagttcttttttatctgttttgtattttgtaaaatggctgtttattttgcattaattgtactttttaattCGTTTGTTTTTCTACGATATACTTTTGTTCTTCCTCTTCAGCGTCGTcattaaaagtttctttattttattgcacGATGACAAAAAAGAACTGGGTGAATGGATGATGACACAATGACAAGAAAGAAgtggataaaaaataaaaattggatgTTTTGGATTTAATgaacaataaatgttttttttttaataaaaatttttcatgtaaaaatagcaataaaaaatatattattagacGCTAATATTACCAATATTTCCGcctaaagaatatatatatttacgtgAAGGAACTGGAAATTTTGAATCTACAGGACAATAACAAAaagtactttattttttatttttttagtaactaACTATAAATAGTTgaaaatagaatataaaaaagtagaCAATGATGAGAATGAAGGTTCATTTATTGAATTAAACGATGATCCATTTATTACACTTCTATTGGTCCATCTATTTTTGGCtccactttttttaagaaaatagacaatttaattaagagagtaaattttttagaagaaaaagttCGTGGTGGTAAAATGAcatgaataattaaaaacatttaataaaaagaaaaagacgtTAAAAGTACGACTAACGAAAGTATGGTTTATCATTGTGCACCGTTTTATTTTAAGGATTACAAATTTATGATGccactttttttatatggtcTAAATAGAGAAGAGAATTATGTTTCGCTCTTTATTTGATGTTGAGAAGATGATATGACGCTAAtaaaagaagactttttgtggaaaaaaatcaaatttgcaaTTTGTGGTAAAGACGgattgaaatttcaaaaatcttttataaccGACGACTCTTCGAGATTTCAGCAACATTTCATAGCTTAAAATCAAGCTGCCGGTTTAtcagattttattgaaaaaatcagaactgaaaaactatttatagaAGACAAGTTATATATCaagtgtaaaattaaataaattttttataactgattaattaaatttttttataagtgtttcattaaataagtgttttttttttattatttgttaattttatatagtaaaaatatattgtagttattgtttttttaataacaaataaaaaaatgggaTTATGATATAAATTGGTAGACATAAATCAAAAAGCCTggtcaaaaattataacatctaAAGCTCTAATCTGGATATAATGCGCTGacaaaatcatgctaattccaaataaaagagtTAGTTTAAAAATCTCCTTAACGacacagatttttttttttgtggttttaaataccataataattttaatttgcataGCTGTTTTTGGTTATctaacaaatacattttaatacgtataaattttaattactgttatttaatattactttgaGTGCTTCTTTGTGTGCGCAagcaaataataaacataaaaaagtatatatttaacattaaaaattcttttaatgttataaattggTATTATAGTGTGAAGTCGTGGATGAATAAATTTGCATATTTAAAGGCGCAGCACAGTGAGTCAGATGGTGgaaaaaggaaaacaaaaatattttcaagaattttattattatatccCATTTTATAGTTTAAGCATTTCGCTTTTAATACATCTTAAAACatctatatataatagtttGCAAATACTTAGATGTAATCAATATTTTCAGTgtagttaaaaaatgaaatatatagatatttattcatatataatacaaGAAAACTTAAAGTTCGCTGATCCTAGTATTTTAAATGCAGTTGTAAATGGTATCACTATTGTAAGCTGTAAACCTTTGGAAAAGGTAACATATATTCAaaagctttatattttttgaagataATAGCCAGTAATGGCTATAAAATGAACTCATACTTTTaactacttttattaataaaagtaactttgcTCTTTTGGCAGACCCCAAGTAAATTTTGATACTTCaaatagtattaaaaagaaaagaagatcgACTCCATTAGTTACATCTTTTTTATCTTCACAACTATTGTTTGCATCATGTTGTAGTTTGCGCCAAAATGATGAAGGCAAAGAAACTTAAACTGTTTTCTAATTAGGGCCGTTTTAGAGGGTGGGGGCGAAAGGAACAGTTTGTGCCGAGCGGCAGAAATCAAAGGGACGCCAAATTAAAAGAAGgcatcttaaataaaaaaaagtatttcatcTATAATATAGAGAAACCTTAATAATTACGGGCGCCAATCAAGATTACTGTCCTGGGCGGCGTGATGGCTTTCGGCGGCCTTGTTTCTATTTATCTGAATATAATGCGTTTtagcttaaaaaatatttttaaaccaaaactttCATGTTACTAAACGAAAAAGGTTTAAGCTTTAGATTCTTTTTTGTATGGATTATGTCGTAGTTTCAAGAAATATGTAATGGAACCCTTGAActgcataaaaaaaacttaaaattagtaACTAAGTGTTTAATCTTTCAAACGcaaatagttttcaaatattttgctacATGATAATTAgtctagtttttaaattttgctgttTTCAGAAATTGACTTAAGCTTGTAACttactataaaataaacaattacaaGGAATTTTAGGTGTcattatcaacaacaaaaaaaatctatactGCCACTAAAttcatattatgaaaaataccCAATCTGGCAATTAAGGgagtaaatcaaaaattattttaggagTTATTACTTTTGCCCAGTTAATATGTATTacggttaataaaatatttggttgctaagcaatttatatattcatagcccaaataattttcttaatccaaaattaaaaaaacgtcgCCATTAAATTCGCCAGTCTTAAATTAGTAAACagtacaaaaataataattaaatcttttttatataacgagTTATTAGTTTTGCCCAGCAAAACTGAATTCCAGCCCATTATGCGCAGTTAATAAGCTTTTAAGAGATTTTAAGAGGATTTGAATTCTCACATTTATAAATGTAAGGGTTAAAATcctcttaaaacaatttttttatttcattaaaactaaatttatttattgtttattattataaagttttacagAATAATATTAACGCGTACATAAATTAACTGATATGACCGTTGTCGCAGATCATGCCCGTAGTACTTACATTGATCGATTAAATACGTATAGAGGAGTTGGagtctaaatatatttttttttgtacttgtaCAGTTCAATATAAAGTCGTATAAATTAACACTGACTAATCAGACAAATAACCTccgaaaataattaattttttataaatatataatttaaattacgtTTTTAGCAAGTTAGTGTAGCGGTGAAAGTTATGTAACCGTTAAAACACTTTATGTTAATGCTTTTTCACTATTATTGTTATcgaataattattatatattttttttataaatttattatccCCCTCGCCCAGTAGCAAATTGTTACAAAATTGCCAACCTCACTTTCCCGTCCTTCCTTTTCGCGTAATATAACTTGTAGACAAATATATTGATTTGACTTTAAAAAGCACATATCAAATTCGAGTAAAACTGCCGTAAACTTATCGTATTTATGGTTTAATCCTGAATTGTGGCAAACATGTAACTGTATGGGTTTTAATCACAAAACTAAAACTAGATTGTCGGCTTGGGGAGCACAATCGGGCGGTTACATACATAATGGTggccacaatttttttttccgtttttatcctatttttaaaaaatttaaatagtaaagtatgcatatttaaaattttacataaatttgatCAGAACTTTGTATAAGTGTTaagtataaaatcaaaacttagtATAAGTGCTTATAAGATTTTTTCAGTGATTTAAATGCCTTTAGAAAGTTTaactttattctaaaaaaaatattatggagttttttatttaacaaataaataataattttattttgttttatttagacGAAAAGGAAACTTTCTAAGCaatgctttttttactttacaaaaaaagtagtgggttttatacaaaaaatagttttacggCCACATAGAAAGAGGCTGTGCTCCTCATC
This window contains:
- the LOC136083319 gene encoding piggyBac transposable element-derived protein 4-like; its protein translation is MSWVLARCEENSQKCYIHEESLTIDEFLFLNKARCRFTQYMPNKLDKFGIKFRILADLKTKYCLSIKPYLGKDESRVENLGTHVVMSLIEPYFGRGYNVTTDNFFTSVNLATKLFHKKMSIVGTV